TTATGTCTATTCTCTGTCTGACTGGAAAAACATGAGGGcctgattgttttatttaaggtGTAGTACTAAATATCCGAACGGCAAACTTCAATTTCTACTTTCTAATAGAAAGCAAAGCGCACACACAGCAGGACAATAATATGAACGCAGGAATTAGTACGTATTAGCTTAGTCCATGCAAATATGTATCACCTTGCTggttttacattcatttaaatagattttttttgtttaaaacaaatGCAATGCAAAGTACAATGCTATTTTAATAGTCACAAGAAGTTAGTCAAGTTCAACAATCAATGGGCTCTTTTGATGGTTTTGAAAAATAGCAATAATTCATTGAGGAGTGAAAGAACTGCCTCTTATCGATGAGACGAGCATCAGTGCACTGATtcactgaaaagaacccaaatTCCCAACAAGTCTACAGACCCAAGAATCCCTTCATTCTGAACAAATTGCCCATTATAATTAGGATTTGCTGCACACATCTGTGCTAttattaaagggatagttcacccacaAATGAAAGTTGTGTCATCGATTACTCGCCCTCGTGTCGTTCCGAACCCATAAAGACTTCCGTTCATCTTTGGAACATGAATGAAGACAATTTCAAATGATACCTGGGAGATTTatgtccctccatttacagtccacgTAACCAAAACGAAAACGGGACCCGGAAGCGCTGCACTGTctacagcagaggaagagggacACTGTACACAAACCGAGTCATGTAGAACGATCTTTGTAACAAACATGTCTGCAGATTTCTACATAGAGGAggactttcatttttttttgtgtgtccgTGGTCACGTCAACATCACACGCACGTGCCGTGGATCTCTCGTGAACTGTGCGGAAGTGCAGATATTTCATGAACAAAGACTACATTTTAGGAGTTGTTCTGCGCACAGAAAGCATTCGTGTCGCTTCATAAaactgggattaaaccactggagtcacatggatttaCTTTTACGacgcctttatgaactttttagagcttgaaagttttagttacttggactgtaaatggacggacagaaatctcccagggtTCAttgaaaatgtcttcatttgtgttccgaagatgaacaGAAGTCTTATGTGTTCGGGACGACATGACAgcgagtaattgatgacagcattttcatttttgggtgaactatcgcTGTCAGTGCTATTTTATGGGCTTGCAGTTGATTAATGGATCAACATGCCATCTCTAATAATTACAATTATACCTAGAGCAGgaattagatgtttatttaaatctgGTCTACTCCACATGTGTATAATATATTGCATCAATCTAATATTTAATGTTGAAATTGATTATACTGTAATGTATTGTATACTGTCAGCAAATGTTACCCATAAAATGCTATTTGCTTCATCAGTCCACATTTCCTATTGCTTATTTTAAAGGAAGTGCCCTAGATACAATTGAGAAACTCACATCCTGTTCAGCTCTACCCAAGAACAACCTGGCAACCCAAAAAGTATGAAAGGTGACTTGAAAATCGAGCAGCGACTTCACATACCTCCGAGAACCCTCTGTTCTCCACATAAACATCGATCTGATACCTTGTAAACTACTCTAAActccaactctgaatacagctcTGTAGTGAATATTTAAGATTGCTAATCATTACATTATAGGAAAATTAAAGTCCACGTTCGTTACGAAGGTACAAATAAGAGCGAGGATGATCATCTTACTTCTAGTGCATTGCACTAGGTTTGTAAGCTGACAGTATTTAACAGGGATCAACCCATGGCTTCAGATATATAACGAGGAAGGGTGGAAAGATTTAGTGTGTTTGTGGGAAGAGCGTACTGTGTTGTTTCTCCTTCCAGCAGTTGTTGCGGAGGGTGGAGATGTAGTCGTCCTCTACGCTGCGCTCCACCTGTCTCAGATTCATGCCACTGTACTCCTGACTGAAGCGCTCACTCACGTAGTACGGCACACGCAGGGTCTCGGTCAGCCGCTTCTGTGTGTGACCTACAGAACTGAAACCCAAAACAGCACACGTGTTTTAAAACCCAAGAAACTGATCACGTGTACAGTTCAACTACGGATGAGTTATTTAGGGGTTATATTTAGGGGACAGTCTCCAGATAAATGAATTTTAGTCTAGTAGTATAACAACAGCATGACTGGACTTTTTTATTATCCGCTCATCTGCTCGACTCAATCAGGGAGCAGAAGAGAGAACGAGATACAgagtctctgaaacacttctcTTTCAACACAAACTGCATGTGATAGGCAGTCTGGGTCAAAGGGAAGAGCGAAGAGATCATGCTTTCAGGTTATACTGTGGCCCAACTCAGCCCGCTCTGCTGAGGGTTTCAATCTTTCACCATCATTATCACTCAGGGGTGGTCTGACTGAGGAACATGACATGAGATTTCAGCTAAAGACTGCTAGTGAGGACCCAGCTTTTTTAAGGGCAGAGAGGCTGCTATATAGATACGGTTTACTGAGTTATTATTTAGTTACTAGTCATAAGTATAAGCCTGAATGCCTGGTCACCTGAATTTGAATTTGTTTCTTCCAGTTATTGTAATCTATTGCTTAATaattaagcaaaaataaatgtgtaaacatGAATCTAACTGCAATTTTATATGTGCctaatttgtataatattaacattccaTTATTTAGGAAGGCCATGCAGATTATTATCTGTTCAATTACTTTAGCTTCCAACCTAGGTAACATCTCTTACTATATCAAGAgtcaagatttttatttgtcacatacacaattatatacaatatataacttgcagtgaaatgaaaacctggcctACTCCTCTCTAGATTGCTAATTTTATATGAGTTTCACAAAACATGGTGTACATCAGTTCTTCTCTCTGTTTGTTTTAACCacttgtgcatgtgtatgtgagaATATGTGTGCTAATAGACtcatatgcatgcatgcatgcaaaaaaatgtttagtaaGTTATATAGAATGCGTGGCCGGGAATTATGTCCGAGTAGCAGAATTGGTCGTGTCTGCTGGAGCTGGAACAGTGAATCTAATCATGAATATGATTAGCTATTGATTAACAGGCTACTCAGTGACGGCAGCAGCTGGATTATCCAATAATACTACATGTGCACGCGGCCATCATTTCCTCATAGGTCTTACCATACCTCCAATGAGTGAACAGTCTGGATCAATAAGCCTTCAACTCAAGACCAATCCTGCTTTACCATTTCACTGAGGCAGTTAGGGGAGGTTTCATCCCATTCCTAAtagtagcaataataataataataataataataataataataataataataataataataatgggatTGCTGGTACAGAgaaatggtttaaaatgaacTTTGTAGAGAATTTAGTAATGAACCAGTAAAGAGTGAAGTAATCTAAGCAACACAAGTTAATACTGTTTTCCTTTTAGATTTTTCTAAATAAAGTCTTTGGGGTAAACCTTTCTACAATGTTGTGACAATGTTGTTTCATTTCGTTTAATAGCCTCCCACAGGTGATTAAAAGGTGTTAGGTGTTAACATGAAGTGGCGCTTGTGTGTTAAATAACCTTGTGCCATTTTTTTGCCCCAGACTGTATGTGTAAGTCTGAGTCACTGACTCCACACTGCATAtctgcgtctgtgtgtgtgtgtgggtgacaGTTGGTGAGGAAGTGACAGGGTATGTGCGGCTGTCAGCATAGATGGTTGAGCGAATGAATGGCAAAGAGGAGGGTTGTGTGTCTATGCATTTAATATGCAAGACAGATCTTCAAATTATAATGAAATCCTTGGGCTAAAGAagtatttggtgtgtgtgtgagtatgcaAACTTACGGTCTGTAATTGAGGCTGTAAGGAGGATCAGCCACCATCATCTGGCTAAGAGTGGACACAATAACAAGGATGAGGATGGGCATGAGCTGGACGAAGAAAGCCAAGCCACCCTGTAGCacaacacacaaatgcacacagagacacatacacacttacttAGGAGGAAACTTAAACTTAACTAATAATTTTCCCTACTTATAAACCCAAATTATATCATAGCATGACCCAAAGCCCAGTCTAGCCATTATATGCTGTCCAAAACTTAAACCTAACCAAGGCTGATTTCAAATGCAGAATAAAAGGTCTAGGGTTAAATTAATTCACTTTTATAGTTGAACATTTATAAGTAAGGTTCAACAAAATATGCAGCAAAATGGCACATATATCCTAAATAGcaccttaaaaataaaaatcacaaaaagatAAGCAATAAATATGTGTAACATGGTGACTTATTccacaaaatgtatttatgctACATAACTCATCAGGTTTCTGCAACCAAGAGTCAACATGACTCCACTGACTATATTATATAGTCCTGTACACAGCTCACTGCTGACCTCTACTGTTCAACACATGCCAAAGGTCTTGCTGTGCATTCTGCCACCATCATATCCATAAACAATACCATCAAGGGTGAGCAAAAACCAAAGTAATGCACTCCATGAATTAGTACCAAAGCTTTGGATGCTCTACATAATACCTGCTGTGACTCAAATttaatatatacttatatatacatatacatacacacacatatacatacatacatatatatatatatatatatatatatatatatatatatatatatatatatatatatatatatatatatatatatatacacactgtatggAAACAACAGTTTCACAAAAGTTCTGTATAGCCAAAACTCTTCTGAAGTACAATATATAAGCAAATGTATATGGACACCTCACCATTATACCAATATGTGGTTCTTTCCCAAACTGCTGTGACAAATTTGGAAGTGCACAATTGTATAGggtgtttttgtgtgcattAAAAATCCCCTACACTGCAACCAAGAAGCACAAACATGTTCTAGCAAaacaatgcccctgtacacaaagcgagctccatgaagacatggacggataagtttggagtggaagaactcgagtgtccggcacagagccctgacctcaaccccactgaacaccttcgggatgaactggaacgccgactgcatcccagacctcctcacccgaTATCACTGCTTGATCTCACTAGTGCTCTTGTGgcagaatgagcacaaatccccaatgtcacactccaaaatctagaggaaagccttcccagaagagtggcaGTTATTATAACATCtcaagggggactaaatctagaatgggatgttcaacaagggcatatgagtgtgatgctcaggtgtccacaaacgtttggccatatagtgtttaATATAGATAAGATTATTCATCTattaatctgattacattataTTCACTAATATAATGGCATAATATTGAATTTTCCCCAGCAGCCAATTAAACTACATATTATACGAGACTGTCCACATCAGCATGTAACAGTACTACACATAAGAAAACGCTACAGAATAGTGAAGTATTTTGAAGATTCAAAGTCTCAAAGCTCCTGAGTGTTCACTCTGGTTTATAGAGCTGTTTAAGGACACTCTACTTACACCTCTTTCTTCCCTTCTTGCACCACGCTGTTGGCTGAAGTGCATTCGCCCGTTGCTGTACATGTGAAcgttacctgagaacacaacgtaacaaaaaataaatccgCATAACTATACTAATATAGTAATGCCTCAAAAACACACTGAGAATGTAATGAGTAGACTACAATAGCTTAGACAAGAGCTCTCAAATACTTTCATGGGATGTGCACATCTGGAAATATGCTGCTGCAGAGAGCAGCACTGTCATGGTGTGCAAAAAGGTGTTTATCGGGACGAAATAAAAAAGTCTCTGTGTCTAATAATGCAGTGtgacaaagcaaacaaacacacagacactcactaGAGGGAAATCCTCCACCGAAGAACATGTTAAACAGATCCTCTGGGGAGATATCAGGCTGGAAGTCTCGCTCCGAGTGCCTTCGCCTGCCAGCACAGCTTCTCACCTCCCCATACTGGTCATAGTTACGCCTCTTCTCCGGGTTGGACAACACGGCGTACGCGTTCCCAATAGCTGCACAATACAACACCGTTAGCGAACAACCACAACAGGAATACACGTGGAACATCTGGAACAGTGGTCAGCAGTATGTAAggtacactaccagtcaaaagtttggagaaactcgactgaaatgtttctcatgatcttaaaaaccttttgacctgaaggtgtatgattaaatgattgaaatcggtgtcgtagacaaaaatataattgttccAACATATTCacttctttcattagaaaatggatgttttatttacaaaaatatatttttttaaatggacgaCTCTGagaaaaatattctgaaaagccgCCAAAAAGTGtgcagcgtaggtgggaactcctttaatactgtttaaaacgCACCTCAggggaattcctcaagaaatcggttgagaaaatgccaagaatacatttctggaaattctaggcaaaaaggctgactactttgaagatgctaaaattctaaattattttgacttattttggattttttatcacaacataattcccataattCCCAtctgtgttattccagagttttgatgaatttattttataatttatatttgaatttatataaaaaaataaaaataaagaatgagtgtgtctaaacttttgaccggtagagtgtataaagaggaGTATCACGAGGCCTGTCTCGATAATTACGTTATCGAATTATCGTACATACGGGGGTATCCTCGATCGTTTTTGCTGACCTCGATATCGCCCTTTATGTTTACAAAAGAGTGAACGTCACCAACATTTCAGCCATTCGCGCTGCCTCTGTCCTCTCGACTGCTCTAGGGCTGTCAAATTAAAATTCAAACTTCGAATATTCAGCGAATTTAGGATAAAAATGCACGGAATTTAAGATGTGTAGTAGGCACTAGAACCGattataattaaaacatactgttgaaaagaaaaaaaaaaacgacacacAAGGTATTAACGATgcactaacaatgttttttgaagatgaaaAATCTAGAAGGAATAGTtctagtgtttcaaataatctAGTCGTAGTCAGTAATGTCGGGGATTGAGCTGCTTAAGCTGCGCAAACTGAAGCTGAACGGTGAATGAagcgggttaattaactcacccaaaTACATCCTATAAAACATCCATTCGTTtcatattgatatttctgtaaagctgctttgagacaatgtctattgtaaaaagcgctatacaaataaaattgaattgaattgaactataCACACGAGACAATACATCATCCAATAAAAGAAGCTATCGTGACAGGCCTAAATATCACTTCCAGCTGTTAAAAACGTTGTAACACAGAGCTGTCTTGTTGAAAGTATCACATATATGACATAGCCTGATGTCTATTGTagaaataacataaataaaagcGTCAAGAGAATGGATTACTTTACAATATAAATAAGCAATATAACTAAAGTGTCACGCTCACCTTTAAAAGCTTCTGTAGCACCAGGTGCATGGTTCTTATCGGGGTGAAACTTCAGCGCCAGTTTCCTATACGCCTTCTTAAGGTCATCGTCTGATGCATCTTTCTGCACCCCGAGAATCTCATAATagtttttacattgttttattCTACCAAGAACAGAAAACACTGATGTTAGGACAAGGACAGACGTCGTAGGTGTCGTCTGTGTGAATTAGGCACTAACTAATTTTTATAGCAATAGCTT
This is a stretch of genomic DNA from Ictalurus punctatus breed USDA103 chromosome 13, Coco_2.0, whole genome shotgun sequence. It encodes these proteins:
- the dnajb12b gene encoding dnaJ homolog subfamily B member 12b; the encoded protein is MEVNKDEAERCIDIAIKAIKSNEADKAKRFLEKAQRLFPTEKAHELLETLQQNGNASTHNSSAGDSESPEENESSANNHSAAEEKISESAKAYTTEQVDSVKRIKQCKNYYEILGVQKDASDDDLKKAYRKLALKFHPDKNHAPGATEAFKAIGNAYAVLSNPEKRRNYDQYGEVRSCAGRRRHSERDFQPDISPEDLFNMFFGGGFPSSNVHMYSNGRMHFSQQRGARREERGGGLAFFVQLMPILILVIVSTLSQMMVADPPYSLNYRPSVGHTQKRLTETLRVPYYVSERFSQEYSGMNLRQVERSVEDDYISTLRNNCWKEKQHKEGLLYRARYFGDSDLYQRAQRMGTPSCSRLAEVQTYVH